One segment of Dolichospermum sp. DET69 DNA contains the following:
- a CDS encoding glycosyltransferase → MSLKYALVHEWLTPQATGGSELVVQEILNHIDADLYALIDFESTNPESYLYKRQIGTTFLQNFPQARQGVQKYLPLLPLAIEQLDLREYEIILSSSHAVAKGVLTTPNQLHICYCHSPMRYAWDLTFDYLNQSKLGKGGIGWITRYILHNLRQWDVISANRVDYFIANSQHTARRIWRCYRREATVIYPPVNLDECLFSPEKEDFYLIVSRLVSYKQVSLIVEAFNHLKKPLIIIGTGPEVNKIREIAQPHIQILGWQPDHIVKEYMARAKAFVYAACEDFGIALVEAQACGTPVIALGVGGALETVRDIRTHPDTGTGILFKIQTVGALVDAVEKFVAYQHLYNYEYIQTHANQFSRQVFAERYLGFVNECREKRVYLK, encoded by the coding sequence GTGTCTTTAAAATATGCTTTAGTTCATGAGTGGTTAACCCCACAAGCTACAGGTGGTTCAGAACTCGTAGTTCAGGAAATATTAAATCACATAGATGCTGATTTGTATGCCTTGATAGATTTTGAATCCACCAATCCAGAAAGTTATTTGTACAAACGTCAAATTGGCACAACGTTTTTACAGAACTTTCCTCAAGCGCGTCAAGGAGTCCAAAAATATTTACCCTTATTACCCTTGGCCATTGAGCAATTGGATTTGCGAGAATATGAAATCATTTTATCTTCATCTCATGCTGTAGCTAAAGGAGTCTTAACCACGCCTAATCAATTGCATATTTGTTATTGCCATAGCCCTATGCGCTACGCATGGGACTTAACCTTTGATTATCTCAACCAAAGTAAACTAGGCAAAGGAGGAATTGGCTGGATTACACGCTACATCCTCCATAACTTACGGCAATGGGACGTAATTAGTGCTAACCGGGTAGATTATTTCATTGCCAACTCCCAACACACAGCCAGACGGATTTGGCGTTGCTATCGGCGGGAAGCAACCGTGATCTATCCCCCAGTTAACCTTGATGAATGTTTATTTTCTCCAGAAAAAGAGGATTTTTACCTGATAGTTTCCCGATTAGTGAGTTATAAACAAGTTTCCTTAATTGTCGAGGCTTTTAACCACCTAAAAAAACCTTTGATTATTATTGGCACAGGTCCCGAAGTGAACAAAATCCGGGAAATAGCCCAACCACATATTCAAATTTTAGGATGGCAACCCGATCATATTGTCAAAGAATATATGGCTCGTGCCAAAGCCTTTGTTTATGCGGCTTGCGAAGATTTTGGGATTGCCTTAGTTGAAGCCCAAGCTTGTGGCACTCCTGTAATTGCATTAGGTGTAGGTGGTGCATTAGAAACAGTTAGAGATATTCGTACTCATCCTGATACAGGAACTGGTATATTATTTAAAATCCAAACAGTAGGAGCTTTAGTAGATGCCGTAGAAAAATTTGTAGCTTATCAGCATTTATACAATTACGAGTATATACAAACACACGCTAATCAATTCTCTCGCCAGGTTTTTGCAGAACGTTATCTAGGTTTTGTGAATGAATGTCGTGAAAAAAGAGTTTACCTAAAGTAA
- a CDS encoding NAD-dependent epimerase/dehydratase family protein, giving the protein MRILVIGGTRFIGVYLTQLLMKAGHEVVLFNRGNHSAPSGVGQIIGDRTDSIQLKEKLAQETFDVVFDNNGRELTDTQPLADIFQGRVKHFVYMSSAGVYLKSEQMPHIEGDTVDPQSRHKGKHETEAYLQQLGIPFTSIRPTYIYGPQNYNPLESWFFDRIVRDRPIPIPGNGMHITQLGHIQDLAQAMTQIIGNEKAIGEIYNISGDRFVTFDGLARACAVAAGKSANDLKIVHYDPKKFDFGKRKSFPMRVQHFFASVNKAQIELNWQPQYDLISGLQDSWKNDYLLNGQDQLEVDFSVDDEILKGG; this is encoded by the coding sequence ATGCGGATTCTGGTGATTGGTGGAACTCGTTTCATTGGTGTGTACTTAACTCAACTACTGATGAAGGCTGGACACGAGGTGGTTTTGTTCAATCGTGGTAATCATTCTGCACCTTCAGGAGTAGGACAAATTATAGGCGATCGCACTGACTCAATACAACTTAAAGAAAAGTTAGCACAAGAAACTTTTGATGTCGTTTTTGATAATAATGGTAGAGAATTAACAGATACTCAACCCCTGGCAGATATTTTCCAAGGACGAGTAAAACACTTTGTCTACATGAGTTCGGCTGGGGTATATCTCAAATCTGAGCAAATGCCCCATATAGAAGGGGATACTGTTGATCCTCAGAGTCGTCACAAGGGTAAGCATGAAACGGAAGCTTACTTGCAACAATTAGGCATTCCCTTTACTTCTATTCGTCCTACTTATATCTACGGGCCGCAAAATTATAATCCTTTGGAAAGTTGGTTTTTTGATAGAATTGTGCGCGATCGCCCGATTCCGATTCCTGGTAATGGTATGCACATCACCCAGCTAGGCCATATTCAGGATTTGGCTCAAGCGATGACCCAGATAATTGGTAATGAAAAGGCAATTGGGGAGATTTATAATATATCAGGCGATCGCTTTGTCACTTTCGACGGTTTAGCTCGCGCTTGTGCTGTGGCTGCTGGTAAGTCTGCCAATGATCTGAAAATCGTCCATTATGACCCCAAAAAGTTTGATTTTGGTAAACGCAAATCTTTTCCTATGCGGGTTCAGCATTTCTTTGCATCGGTGAATAAGGCACAAATAGAATTAAATTGGCAACCTCAATATGATTTAATTTCTGGTTTACAAGATTCTTGGAAAAATGATTATTTACTCAATGGACAAGATCAATTAGAAGTTGATTTTTCTGTAGATGATGAGATTTTGAAGGGCGGTTAA
- a CDS encoding sugar transferase, protein MTAQSSLLSGKRYPRKENSTSMAVLSKRGQKVKQPKVKSRSLSFQGLYGEFFKRLFDIVFSLSVLILCSPLYIILALLIALSSKGPIFYVQERVGKNYHSFNCIKFRTMVNNADEILVEMMATSPNLREEFEDNFKLKIDPRITKIGHFLRITSLDEFPQFWNVLKGDMSVVGPRPLVAEELIKYGDYINHVLTIRPGITGLWQVSGRNDIPYPRRVQIDLHYVNFRNFWLDLWIILKTVNVVIMPKNKGAY, encoded by the coding sequence ATGACTGCCCAGAGTTCACTCCTCTCCGGCAAGCGATACCCGCGTAAGGAAAACAGTACATCTATGGCTGTTTTATCAAAACGTGGTCAAAAAGTTAAACAGCCAAAGGTGAAATCCAGAAGTTTATCTTTTCAGGGTTTATACGGAGAGTTTTTTAAACGACTATTTGATATAGTTTTTTCATTGTCGGTCTTGATCTTGTGTTCTCCCCTTTACATAATATTGGCCTTATTAATAGCCCTAAGCTCAAAAGGTCCGATTTTTTATGTTCAAGAACGGGTAGGCAAAAACTACCATAGCTTTAATTGTATTAAATTTCGCACCATGGTCAACAATGCCGACGAAATTCTCGTCGAAATGATGGCAACATCACCCAACCTGCGAGAAGAATTTGAAGACAATTTTAAGCTAAAAATAGACCCTAGAATCACTAAAATTGGACATTTTTTGCGAATTACCAGCTTAGATGAGTTTCCCCAATTTTGGAATGTTCTCAAAGGAGATATGAGTGTAGTTGGTCCACGACCTTTAGTAGCGGAAGAATTAATAAAATATGGTGATTATATCAATCATGTTTTAACGATTCGTCCCGGAATTACTGGTTTATGGCAAGTGTCTGGACGTAATGATATTCCTTATCCCCGACGGGTGCAAATAGACTTACACTATGTCAATTTTAGGAATTTTTGGCTTGATTTGTGGATCATCCTGAAAACAGTTAATGTTGTCATTATGCCCAAAAATAAAGGAGCTTACTAA
- a CDS encoding DUF3370 domain-containing protein, producing the protein MLPLLLAFTLAQAVPVTPPPEEILQIQSVRPLPGKLDLVPVFNSNSPELVLKEGILLSTFPAAGKKVTSAHLDFPLRGQFDIFAHHIAKADSLRDDKGVIAPDNLRSLYLGIILHNPGSQPVTVNILQGASYLSQPDAPFKEIPSLLANDLGTVFSGPGSRVMSDILRGKRQDIVPPQIVIPPGKSQMLLNLPIPVQGLTPPINGRSTYLRLRSNGNVYAASLAMFARINTDGSERSPNLAEWQNLLDNGELSTPRDKVPTPIVGNNKPGVYGRVAGVSKGSRWVADLVDEPKSNYLTIPQPGAAFSYGLSTLHGGMLGTNQIQTAPMLVRYPDTAYYAHGNYGIQYSLKLPLYNNTQKQQTVSIAIQTPIKENELSKSGLRFFKLPARQVFFRGTVRLRYKEQGKWQNKFIHLVQKRGEIGEPLATLNIKPGNTSLLQVDLIYPPDATPPQVLTVSTQVK; encoded by the coding sequence ATGTTGCCACTATTACTTGCTTTCACTCTTGCTCAAGCTGTTCCTGTGACACCACCACCAGAAGAAATATTACAAATACAATCAGTACGTCCTTTGCCAGGAAAATTGGATTTAGTACCGGTCTTTAATAGCAATAGTCCAGAACTGGTATTAAAAGAAGGAATTTTACTTTCTACCTTTCCAGCAGCAGGGAAAAAAGTCACATCAGCCCATTTAGATTTTCCCTTGCGCGGACAGTTTGATATTTTTGCCCATCATATTGCGAAAGCTGATAGCCTGCGTGACGACAAAGGAGTCATTGCACCAGACAATTTACGTTCTTTGTATTTGGGCATCATCTTACATAATCCTGGTTCTCAACCAGTGACAGTAAATATATTGCAAGGTGCGAGTTATTTAAGTCAACCAGATGCCCCATTTAAGGAAATACCATCTTTACTTGCCAATGACTTAGGAACAGTTTTTTCTGGGCCTGGTAGTCGAGTCATGTCTGATATTTTGAGAGGAAAAAGACAAGATATTGTTCCCCCACAAATTGTCATTCCTCCAGGGAAAAGTCAGATGTTATTAAATTTACCAATTCCCGTACAAGGACTTACGCCACCCATTAATGGTCGTTCTACATATCTGCGATTGCGAAGTAATGGTAATGTTTATGCCGCCAGTTTGGCAATGTTTGCCCGGATAAATACTGATGGTAGTGAGAGATCGCCCAATTTAGCAGAATGGCAAAATTTATTAGATAATGGTGAATTATCTACCCCTAGAGATAAAGTTCCTACTCCCATAGTAGGAAACAATAAACCAGGAGTTTACGGACGTGTAGCTGGAGTATCTAAAGGTTCTCGATGGGTAGCAGATCTAGTAGATGAACCTAAAAGCAATTATTTAACCATTCCTCAACCTGGTGCAGCGTTTTCCTACGGTTTAAGTACATTACATGGGGGAATGTTGGGAACAAATCAAATTCAAACTGCACCTATGTTAGTGCGCTATCCTGACACCGCTTATTACGCTCATGGTAATTATGGGATTCAATATAGTCTCAAGCTACCTTTATACAACAATACTCAAAAGCAACAAACTGTGAGTATTGCGATCCAAACTCCCATAAAAGAGAACGAGTTAAGTAAGTCCGGACTACGCTTTTTCAAGCTGCCAGCGCGTCAAGTCTTCTTCAGGGGAACTGTGCGCTTACGCTATAAAGAACAAGGAAAATGGCAAAATAAATTTATCCATTTAGTGCAAAAGCGTGGTGAAATAGGAGAACCTTTGGCAACATTGAATATAAAACCAGGTAATACTTCTTTATTACAAGTTGACCTTATTTATCCACCTGATGCGACACCACCACAAGTTTTAACAGTTTCAACTCAAGTTAAATAG
- the gmd gene encoding GDP-mannose 4,6-dehydratase produces MTQRKRALITGITGQDGSYLTELLLEQGYEVHGIIRRTSTFNTDRIDHMYEDPHNEDARLFLHYGDLTDGTTLRRILEEVKPTEIYNLGAQSHVRVSFDSPEYTVDAVGMGTLRLLEAIRDYQHRTGIEVRFYQAGSSEMYGLVQAVPQSETTPFYPRSPYACAKVYAHWQTINYRESYNLFACNGILFNHESPRRGETFVTRKITRAVARIVAGKQKNIFMGNLDSKRDWGYAKDYVKAMWLMLQQEQPDDYVVATGETHSVKEFLELAFSYVNLDWQKYVEFDERYLRPAEVDLLIGDPAKAQQKLGWKPSITFPELVSLMVESDLQALGCIAANGNGSKPPQDIATTRQELGSLHF; encoded by the coding sequence ATGACACAAAGAAAACGGGCTTTAATTACTGGTATTACTGGTCAAGATGGTTCCTATTTAACAGAGTTATTACTAGAACAAGGTTATGAAGTCCACGGGATTATTCGTCGGACTTCCACCTTTAATACAGACCGGATTGATCATATGTACGAAGATCCCCATAATGAGGATGCAAGACTGTTTCTCCACTATGGGGACTTGACGGATGGAACTACACTGCGACGGATTTTAGAAGAAGTTAAGCCTACAGAAATTTATAACTTGGGCGCCCAATCCCACGTCAGAGTGAGTTTCGATTCTCCAGAATATACAGTAGATGCTGTAGGTATGGGTACATTGCGTTTGTTAGAAGCAATCCGCGACTATCAACATCGGACGGGGATTGAAGTCCGTTTCTATCAAGCTGGTTCATCGGAAATGTATGGTTTAGTACAAGCAGTCCCCCAAAGTGAAACCACACCCTTCTATCCCCGCAGTCCCTACGCTTGTGCTAAGGTATACGCCCACTGGCAAACAATAAATTACCGTGAATCTTACAATTTATTTGCTTGTAATGGTATTCTTTTTAATCATGAATCTCCCAGAAGAGGTGAAACCTTTGTTACCCGCAAAATAACTAGAGCCGTAGCCCGCATTGTCGCTGGTAAACAAAAAAATATCTTCATGGGTAATTTGGACTCTAAGCGAGATTGGGGTTATGCCAAAGATTATGTAAAAGCCATGTGGTTAATGTTGCAACAAGAACAACCAGATGATTATGTAGTAGCTACTGGTGAAACCCATTCAGTCAAAGAGTTTCTAGAGTTAGCATTTAGTTATGTTAATCTCGATTGGCAAAAATACGTAGAGTTCGATGAACGTTATTTGCGTCCTGCGGAAGTGGATTTGCTCATTGGTGATCCAGCTAAGGCACAGCAAAAGCTAGGTTGGAAACCATCTATAACATTTCCCGAACTTGTTTCTCTCATGGTGGAATCTGATTTACAAGCTTTGGGTTGCATTGCTGCCAATGGTAATGGATCAAAACCACCTCAGGATATTGCTACTACCCGTCAAGAACTAGGATCTCTGCACTTTTAA